The following coding sequences lie in one Clostridiisalibacter paucivorans DSM 22131 genomic window:
- a CDS encoding YczE/YyaS/YitT family protein produces the protein MKHTIRLTLYLIGLFCLALGIVLAIKSDLGVSPVSSIPLSLSNIIGISLGTMTAGIFAFYVVLQILILRGKFKFKSLLQIFFGFVFGFFVDFATILLVWVEANSYFTQVLLILISMFVVAVGIMLIIAMDIVPGAPEGLMLALCDVTGIHFPKMKVWFDTISVVLAATLSFIFLGHISSMREGTIISALLIGKIIEVISKPCKPWLKKVAFYDD, from the coding sequence ATGAAGCATACGATTCGTTTGACATTGTATTTAATAGGTTTGTTTTGTCTTGCGTTGGGCATAGTATTGGCTATAAAATCTGATTTAGGTGTCTCACCTGTCTCTTCTATACCCTTGTCTTTGAGTAATATTATTGGGATTAGTCTAGGAACGATGACAGCTGGTATATTCGCCTTTTATGTAGTATTGCAGATTTTGATTTTAAGAGGAAAATTTAAATTCAAAAGTCTTTTACAGATATTTTTTGGATTTGTATTTGGGTTCTTTGTAGATTTTGCAACTATTCTATTGGTATGGGTAGAAGCAAATAGTTATTTTACCCAAGTATTATTGATACTTATAAGCATGTTTGTTGTTGCAGTAGGTATTATGTTAATTATTGCCATGGACATAGTGCCCGGTGCACCTGAGGGTCTTATGCTTGCCCTATGTGATGTGACAGGTATACATTTTCCTAAAATGAAGGTATGGTTTGACACTATCTCAGTAGTTTTGGCGGCAACTCTATCTTTCATATTTTTAGGACATATTTCATCAATGAGAGAAGGGACTATCATATCAGCACTGTTAATTGGCAAGATTATAGAAGTCATATCAAAGCCTTGCAAACCATGGCTAAAGAAGGTTGCATTTTACGATGACTAA
- a CDS encoding methyl-accepting chemotaxis protein, which yields MKSIKTRLVLIFAILILLLLLGLGSISTSIVNKNLMDDTHDEFKKMAKAEAKYIEARVDEQIAYIDALAQNEIIIDKEIPWEDKVAYFEKECERSGYETFVFADRNGEATGFDRKGSAANISDRDFYKKAIKGEKNSSDVLINKVTGSPIVIYAVPIKSDEEIKGVFYGIRDATSLSDIAKEIGHGKTGYGYIINTKGVAVGHSNIDYVLEQLNFIDIAEQDTDMKELAQLTENEIIKGEVGSGEYFYDGKERIVGFSPIKGTDWIMIVAAEKAEILQSVNKLRNRLVMFSLIAVLIGIIITYIASGSLTKPIVVLTKVLQKFANYDLSFDENAEAIKYLKRTDEIGKISNALRTMQNNFLELIENVGDVSQQVSASSQELTATSQQSATASEEVARTIEEIARGASEQAEDTEKGAHAMQRMGEELEQNQNNIKSLNLAIDQVDRFKDEGIDAVNELVNKTRENQAGSKEINRVIISTNESAKQIETSSEMIQSIAQQTNLLALNAAIEAARAGEAGKGFAVVADEIRKLAEDTNRFTEDIRNIVNGLTLRSEEAVDTMKNVEEVVVQQTNKVMETEEKFQGITKAIEKIKDIIHSLNLSSDKLEIKKGDMSGIMNNLSSIAEENAAGTEESSASVEEQSASIEELANASQGLAELAQELNDLIKRFNI from the coding sequence ATGAAGTCAATTAAAACAAGGTTAGTTTTAATTTTCGCTATATTGATATTATTGTTATTACTAGGTCTGGGAAGTATATCTACAAGTATTGTCAATAAAAACTTAATGGACGATACCCATGATGAATTTAAGAAGATGGCTAAGGCAGAAGCAAAATATATAGAGGCACGAGTAGATGAACAAATAGCCTATATAGATGCTTTGGCACAAAATGAAATAATAATTGATAAAGAGATTCCATGGGAAGATAAAGTGGCATATTTTGAAAAGGAATGTGAACGATCAGGATATGAAACCTTTGTATTTGCAGATAGAAACGGAGAAGCAACAGGGTTTGATAGGAAAGGATCAGCAGCTAATATTAGTGATAGAGATTTTTATAAAAAAGCCATCAAAGGAGAGAAAAATTCTTCTGATGTGCTTATCAACAAAGTTACGGGTAGTCCCATTGTTATTTATGCAGTACCAATAAAGAGTGATGAAGAAATAAAAGGTGTCTTTTACGGGATAAGGGATGCAACTAGTTTAAGTGATATTGCCAAAGAGATAGGACATGGAAAAACAGGATATGGTTATATTATCAATACTAAGGGTGTGGCAGTGGGACATTCAAATATTGATTACGTATTAGAACAATTGAATTTTATAGATATTGCTGAACAGGATACAGATATGAAAGAGTTAGCCCAACTTACTGAAAATGAAATAATAAAGGGAGAAGTAGGTAGTGGTGAATATTTTTATGATGGTAAGGAAAGAATTGTAGGATTTTCACCTATAAAAGGTACTGATTGGATTATGATAGTAGCCGCAGAAAAAGCTGAAATATTGCAAAGTGTAAATAAACTAAGAAACCGTTTAGTTATGTTTAGTCTAATAGCAGTATTAATTGGAATAATTATTACATATATTGCTAGTGGTAGTTTAACTAAGCCAATAGTAGTATTGACAAAGGTTTTACAGAAATTTGCTAATTATGATTTAAGTTTTGATGAAAATGCAGAGGCCATAAAGTATTTAAAAAGAACAGACGAGATAGGAAAGATTAGTAATGCCCTGCGTACTATGCAAAATAATTTTTTAGAACTTATAGAAAACGTAGGGGATGTATCCCAACAGGTATCTGCATCATCTCAAGAACTTACTGCTACTAGCCAACAGTCGGCTACAGCTTCAGAGGAAGTGGCTAGGACTATAGAAGAAATAGCTAGAGGGGCATCAGAACAAGCAGAAGATACAGAAAAAGGAGCCCATGCTATGCAGAGGATGGGTGAAGAATTAGAGCAAAATCAAAATAATATAAAGAGTTTAAATTTAGCTATAGATCAAGTAGATAGATTTAAAGATGAGGGGATAGATGCAGTTAATGAATTGGTTAATAAGACTAGAGAAAATCAAGCAGGTTCTAAAGAAATAAATAGGGTGATTATAAGTACTAATGAAAGTGCCAAACAAATAGAAACATCAAGTGAAATGATACAGTCTATAGCCCAACAAACTAATTTATTAGCATTGAATGCAGCTATTGAAGCTGCCAGAGCAGGAGAAGCAGGTAAAGGTTTTGCAGTAGTAGCAGATGAAATCAGGAAATTAGCAGAAGATACCAATAGATTTACAGAGGATATTAGAAATATTGTAAATGGTCTTACCTTAAGATCTGAGGAGGCAGTGGACACTATGAAGAATGTAGAAGAAGTAGTGGTTCAACAGACCAATAAGGTAATGGAAACTGAGGAAAAATTTCAGGGTATTACAAAGGCTATAGAAAAGATAAAAGATATTATTCATAGTTTAAATTTATCATCAGACAAATTGGAGATTAAGAAAGGAGATATGTCAGGGATAATGAATAACTTGTCATCTATAGCTGAGGAAAATGCAGCGGGAACAGAGGAGTCATCGGCATCAGTTGAAGAACAATCTGCATCTATAGAAGAGTTAGCTAATGCTAGTCAGGGTTTAGCAGAATTAGCCCAAGAATTAAATGATTTAATAAAGAGATTTAATATATAG